Proteins found in one Neomonachus schauinslandi chromosome 1, ASM220157v2, whole genome shotgun sequence genomic segment:
- the LOC110594080 gene encoding zinc finger protein 555-like, whose protein sequence is MLDSAQRKLYREVMLDTWANLAALGALKNQSSDTGIDDGTLSPMETSRATSPSPWDSVVFEDVAVDFTLEEWALLDSAQRELYREVMLENLKNLASVDDETQFKASGSVSQQDVYGNKIFKEHKIAKFTRNDSWASVLGKIWEEFSTEDQHTKQGRHLRNHVVEKLSESNDQCGEGSGQIPNRNLYQKTHTGVKEYGCRAYGKVFVPHSSLKSHVAMHTGYKPYQCQECGRAYSCRSHLRMHVRTHNGERTYECKSCGKTFPRTSSLNRHIRIHTAEKTYECQQCGKAFIDFSSLTSHVRTHTGEKPYKCKECGKAFSYSSTFRRHMITHTGEKPYKCQECGEAFSYSSTFRRHMISHTGETPHKCKECGEAFSYSSAFRRHMITHTGEKPYECKQCGKTFIYLQSFRRHERIHTGEKPYECKQCGKTFIYPQSFRRHERTHGGEKPYECSQCGKAFSHPSSFRGHMRVHTGEKPYECNQCGKTFNWPISLRRHMRTHTREKPYECKQCGKAFNLSACFREHVRMHPGEKSYQCKLCGKAFYCHISLQKHMRRHTAEKLYECKQCGKAFSWPELLQQHVRTHTAEKPYECKECGKVFKWPSSLPIHMRVHTGEKPYDCKECGRAFSCSSSLRRHVRIHTTERHCLGDAGNSPAKEFMPHASGNPHQERNLIKAVNMVLPL, encoded by the exons GACTCAGTGGTCTTTGAGGATGTGGCCGTGGACTTCACCCTGGAGGAGTGGGCTTTGCTGGATTCTGCTCAGAGGGAACTGTACAGAGAAGTGATGCTGGAAAACTTGAAAAACCTGGCCTCAGTGG ATGATGAGACTCAATTTAAAGCCAGTGGGTCAGTTTCTCAGCAGGATGTTTATGGGAATAAAATATTCAAGGAACATAAAATAGCAAAGTTCACCAGAAATGATTCCTGGGCCTCTGTTTTAGGgaaaatttgggaagaatttaGCACTGAAGATCAGCACACAAAGCAGGGGAGACATCTGAG AAATCATGTGGTGGAGAAACTCTCTGAAAGTAATGATCAGTGTGGGGAAGGCTCCGGTCAGATTCCAAATCGTAATCTGTACCAGAAAACTCATACTGGAGTAAAAGAGTATGGATGTCGTGCATATGGAAAAGTCTTTGTGCCTCATTCCTCCCTCAAGAGTCATGTCGCCATGCACACTGGATACAAGCCGTATCAGTGTCAGGAGTGCGGGCGGGCCTATAGTTGTCGATCACACCTACGAATGCATGTGAGGACCCACAACGGAGAGAGAACCTATGAGTGTAAATCATGTGGAAAAACCTTTCCTCGTACGTCGTCCCTCAACCGGCATATAAGGATCCATACTGCCGAGAAGACTTACGAATGTCAgcagtgtgggaaagccttcattGATTTTTCAAGTCTTACTAGTCATGTGAgaactcacactggagagaagccctataaatgtaaagaatgtgggaaagccttcagctATTCCTCAACTTTTCGAAGGCACATGATAACacacactggagagaagccctataAGTGTCAGGAATGTGGGGAAGCCTTCAGCTATTCCTCAACGTTTCGAAGACACATGATCTCACACACTGGGGAGACACCAcataaatgtaaggaatgtggagAAGCCTTTAGTTATTCCTCAGCTTTTCGAAGGCACATGATAACacacactggagagaagccctatgaatgtaaaCAGTGTGGGAAAACCTTCATTTACCTGCAGTCCTTCCGGAGACACGAAAggattcacactggagagaaaccctatgaatgcaaACAATGTGGGAAAACCTTCATTTATCCCCAGTCCTTCCGAAGACATGAGAGGACTCATGGTGGAGAGAAACCCTACGAATGTAGCCAGTGTGGGAAAGCATTCAGCCATCCCTCATCCTTTCGAGGACACATGAGAGtgcacactggagagaaaccttacgaATGCAATCAGTGTGGAAAAACTTTCAACTGGCCCATATCCTTAAGAAGACATATGAGGACACACACgagagagaaaccctatgaatgcaaacagtgtgggaaagccttcaatTTGTCTGCTTGCTTTCGGGAACATGTGAGAATGCATCCTGGAGAGAAATCGTATCAATGCAAGCTATGTGGGAAAGCGTTCTATTGCCACATATCCTTACAAAAACATATGAGAAGGCACACCGCAGAGAAACTCTACGAATGCAAGCAATGTGGCAAGGCTTTCAGTTGGCCTGAACTTTTGCAACAGCATGTGAGAACACACACTGCAGAGAAACCCTATGagtgtaaggaatgtgggaaagtcTTCAAATGGCCATCGTCTTTGCCGATACATATGCGAGtgcacactggagagaaaccttatgacTGTAAGGAGTGTGGGAGAGCCTTCAGTTGTTCCTCGTCCTTAAGAAGACATGTACGAATACACACCACAGAGAGACACTGCTTGGGGGATGCGGGAAATTCTCCTGCAAAGGAATTCATGCCTCATGCATCAGGAAATCCACACCAGGAGAGAAATCTTATCAAAGCTGTAAATATGGTACTGCCCTTGTGA